The Nocardioides salarius genome includes a region encoding these proteins:
- a CDS encoding polysaccharide pyruvyl transferase family protein, with the protein MSQADRRLRVGFLGRLGAGNLGNDASLEVVLGLVRSRRPDAVLDAMCSGPEVVRERYDLPAVELHRALRGPTAWRVLAGLGVDAVRIGRWVRQHDVVLVPGMGTLESTLHERAWQMPWTLLVMAASGRLWRTRVALVGVGAGAVPEPVQRRMLVGAARLAHYRSFRDERSRDDLRRMGLRTDDGVFPDVVLALPVPAGPGARPRSVGLGVMAWSGSNGERAQAERLHAAYVAEMGRVVERLLERGYDVSVLVGDGDDVPVARALVAGARDERVRLLVPTTPDELVEAVASVEVVVAARYHNVVGALRSATPVVALCYAPKHRDLMALMGVEELCHDLRGLDAARLVDHVDEVHRDREALRARLERRLDELAPVFERHFDEVAARVLGAGSEVVA; encoded by the coding sequence GTGAGCCAGGCCGACCGCCGCCTGCGCGTCGGGTTCCTGGGCCGGCTGGGCGCCGGCAACCTGGGCAACGACGCCAGCCTCGAGGTGGTGCTGGGCCTGGTGCGCTCGCGTCGTCCCGACGCCGTGCTCGACGCCATGTGCTCGGGACCCGAGGTCGTGCGCGAGCGCTACGACCTGCCCGCCGTCGAGCTGCACCGCGCCCTGCGCGGGCCCACCGCCTGGCGGGTGCTCGCCGGGCTCGGGGTCGACGCCGTCCGCATCGGGCGGTGGGTGCGCCAGCACGACGTCGTGCTCGTGCCCGGCATGGGCACGCTGGAGTCGACGCTGCACGAGCGTGCCTGGCAGATGCCCTGGACCCTGCTGGTGATGGCCGCCAGCGGACGGCTCTGGCGCACCCGGGTGGCCCTCGTGGGCGTCGGGGCCGGGGCGGTGCCCGAGCCGGTCCAGCGTCGGATGCTGGTGGGTGCCGCCCGCCTGGCGCACTACCGCTCCTTCCGCGACGAGCGCTCCCGCGACGACCTGCGGCGGATGGGCCTGCGCACCGACGACGGGGTCTTCCCCGACGTGGTCCTGGCCCTGCCGGTGCCGGCGGGACCGGGGGCGAGGCCGCGCAGCGTCGGACTCGGGGTGATGGCCTGGTCCGGCAGCAACGGTGAGCGCGCGCAGGCCGAGCGCCTGCACGCGGCGTACGTCGCCGAGATGGGGCGCGTGGTCGAGCGGCTGCTCGAGCGCGGCTACGACGTCAGCGTGCTGGTCGGTGACGGCGACGACGTGCCGGTGGCCCGGGCCCTGGTGGCCGGGGCCCGCGACGAGCGGGTGCGGCTGCTGGTGCCCACGACCCCGGACGAGCTGGTCGAGGCGGTCGCGTCGGTCGAGGTGGTGGTGGCCGCGCGCTACCACAACGTGGTCGGGGCGCTGCGCAGCGCGACCCCGGTCGTGGCGCTGTGCTACGCGCCCAAGCACCGCGACCTGATGGCCCTGATGGGGGTCGAGGAGCTGTGCCACGACCTGCGCGGCCTCGACGCGGCGAGGCTGGTGGACCACGTCGACGAGGTGCACCGCGACCGCGAGGCCCTGCGCGCCCGCCTCGAGCGGCGCCTCGACGAGCTGGCCCCGGTCTTCGAGCGGCACTTCGACGAGGTGGCCGCGAGGGTGCTGGGCGCCGGCAGCGAGGTGGTCGCATGA
- a CDS encoding glycosyltransferase family 2 protein, with protein sequence MTGSPPAPRVSIGLPVYNGADYLAQSLDALLGQSFEDLEVVVSSNASTDDTDDLVRERAASDPRVRFERLETNLGAAANHDVVLRRARGELFKWASADDLYAVDLVEQCVRLLDAHPDAVLAHSWTAAVDETGAVVQAHEYPLLTNSRRPSRRFRSMLLDGDRMPGAIRADDFYGLVRADVLRRVRPHGSFYRADHVFVSELVLQGRFVQVPDWLYFRRHHGGRLSHDEATVRSWCASLDPRRADRLRNPTVRLVGEMFTGYLGAVQRSALSPAEKRACVRHLARWAASRAGRRIGGADPGVPAEEYDVVPQRRDLASRVVAGQGARP encoded by the coding sequence GTGACCGGGTCACCGCCCGCGCCCCGCGTGAGCATCGGGCTGCCCGTCTACAACGGCGCCGACTACCTCGCCCAGTCCCTCGACGCGCTGCTCGGGCAGAGCTTCGAGGACCTCGAGGTCGTCGTGTCCAGCAACGCCTCGACCGACGACACCGACGACCTCGTGCGCGAGCGCGCCGCCAGTGACCCCCGGGTGCGCTTCGAACGGCTGGAGACCAACCTGGGAGCCGCGGCCAACCACGACGTCGTCCTGCGGCGCGCCCGCGGCGAGCTCTTCAAGTGGGCCTCGGCCGACGACCTCTACGCCGTCGACCTGGTCGAGCAGTGCGTGCGCCTGCTCGACGCCCACCCCGACGCCGTGCTGGCCCACTCGTGGACCGCCGCCGTCGACGAGACGGGCGCCGTGGTGCAGGCCCACGAGTACCCGCTGCTGACCAACTCGCGCCGGCCCTCCCGGCGCTTTCGCAGCATGCTCCTCGACGGCGACCGGATGCCCGGGGCGATCCGGGCCGACGACTTCTACGGGTTGGTGCGCGCCGACGTGCTCAGGCGGGTCCGCCCGCACGGCAGCTTCTACCGCGCCGACCACGTCTTCGTCAGCGAGCTGGTCCTGCAGGGGCGCTTCGTGCAGGTGCCCGACTGGCTCTACTTCCGTCGCCACCACGGCGGCCGGCTCTCGCACGACGAGGCGACCGTGCGCTCGTGGTGCGCCTCGCTCGACCCGCGGCGCGCCGACCGGCTGCGCAACCCGACCGTGCGGCTGGTGGGGGAGATGTTCACCGGCTACCTAGGCGCGGTGCAGCGCTCGGCGCTGAGCCCTGCGGAGAAGCGGGCCTGCGTGCGCCACCTGGCGCGGTGGGCGGCCTCGCGGGCGGGGCGGCGCATCGGCGGCGCCGACCCCGGCGTGCCGGCCGAGGAGTACGACGTCGTGCCGCAGCGCCGCGACCTGGCGAGCCGGGTCGTGGCGGGGCAGGGGGCCCGGCCGTGA